A genomic segment from Salvelinus alpinus chromosome 8, SLU_Salpinus.1, whole genome shotgun sequence encodes:
- the LOC139583329 gene encoding eukaryotic translation elongation factor 1 epsilon-1-like isoform X1, whose product MMALRELSSLEKSLGLKKPNKYSTQGDKKVPVLHSNNGPALVGLVTIATHLVQEAKRPELLGGSAEHKAVVQQWLEYRLTKVDGCHKDNIKTILKDLNSYLEDKVYLAGNEFTLADTLMYYGIHHIIVDLAIQEKEKHMNLTRWFDHVQHHTGVRHHLPPVVVLRNRVYTSSHH is encoded by the exons ATGATGGCGTTGAGAGAGCTGTCATCGCTGGAAAAATCTTTAGGATTGAAAAAGCCTAACAAATACAGTACTCAGGGAGACAAGAAG GTACCCGTGCTCCACAGTAATAATGGCCCAGCTCTGGTCGGCTTGGTGACCATCGCCACTCACCTGGTCCAAGAGGCCAAACGGCCCGAGTTACTGGGTGGGTCAGCAGAACACAAGGCTGTAGTGCAGCAGTGGCTGGAGTACAGGCTCACCAAAGTGGATGGATGCCACAAAGACAATATCAAGaccatactgaag GACCTCAACAGCTATCTAGAAGACAAGGTTTACCTGGCAGGAAATGAGTTCACCCTCGCCGACACACTCATGTACTACGGAATCCATCACATCATC gtGGACCTGGCCATCCAGGAGAAGGAGAAGCACATGAATCTGACGCGGTGGTTTGACCACGTGCAGCACCACACCGGTGTCCGGCACCACCTACCCCCGGTGGTGGTCCTGAGGAACAGAGTGTACACCAGCAGCCACCACTGA
- the LOC139583329 gene encoding eukaryotic translation elongation factor 1 epsilon-1-like isoform X2, giving the protein MMALRELSSLEKSLGLKKPNKYSTQGDKKVPVLHSNNGPALVGLVTIATHLVQEAKRPELLGGSAEHKAVVQQWLEYRLTKVDGCHKDNIKTILKDLNSYLEDKVYLAGNEFTLADTLMYYGIHHIIVSRGPGHPGEGEAHESDAVV; this is encoded by the exons ATGATGGCGTTGAGAGAGCTGTCATCGCTGGAAAAATCTTTAGGATTGAAAAAGCCTAACAAATACAGTACTCAGGGAGACAAGAAG GTACCCGTGCTCCACAGTAATAATGGCCCAGCTCTGGTCGGCTTGGTGACCATCGCCACTCACCTGGTCCAAGAGGCCAAACGGCCCGAGTTACTGGGTGGGTCAGCAGAACACAAGGCTGTAGTGCAGCAGTGGCTGGAGTACAGGCTCACCAAAGTGGATGGATGCCACAAAGACAATATCAAGaccatactgaag GACCTCAACAGCTATCTAGAAGACAAGGTTTACCTGGCAGGAAATGAGTTCACCCTCGCCGACACACTCATGTACTACGGAATCCATCACATCATCGTAAGTC gtGGACCTGGCCATCCAGGAGAAGGAGAAGCACATGAATCTGACGCGGTGGTTTGA